A region of Rattus rattus isolate New Zealand chromosome 7, Rrattus_CSIRO_v1, whole genome shotgun sequence DNA encodes the following proteins:
- the Ifrd1 gene encoding interferon-related developmental regulator 1, protein MPKNKKRNAPHRGGGGGGGSGAATSAATTGGPHRTVQPFSDEDASIETMSHCSGYSDPSSFSEDGPEVLDEEGTQEDLEYKLKGLIDLTLDKSAKTRQAALEGVKNALSSKVLYEFVLERRMTLTDSIERCLKKGKSDEQRAAAALASVLCIQLGPGLESEEILKTLGPILKKIICDGTASIQARQTCATCFGVCCFIATDDITELYSTLECLESIFTKSYLKEKDTNVTCSTPNTVLHISSLLAWTLLLTICPISEVKKKLELHFHKLPSLLSCDDVNMRIAAGESLALLFELARGMESDFFYEDMDSLTQMLRALATDGNKHRAKVDKRKQRSVFRDVLRAVEERDFPTETVKFGPERMYIDSWVKKHTYDTFKEALGSGMQYHLQTNEFLRNVFELGPPVMLDAATLKTMKIPRFERHLYNSAAFKARTKARSKCRDKRADVGEFF, encoded by the exons GTGGCCCGCATCGGACTGTTCAACCTTTCAGTGATGAAGACGCATCCATTGAAACAATGAGCCACTGCAGTGGCTATAgtgatccttccagtttctcgGAGGACG GACCAGAAGTTCTTGATGAGGAAGGAACTCAAGAAGACTTAGAGTACAAGTTGAAGGGATTAATTGACCTAACCCTTGATAAGAG tGCGAAGACAAGACAGGCAGCTCTCGAAGGTGTTAAAAATGCACTGTCTTCAAAAGTGCTGTATGAGTTTGTTCTCGAGAGAAGAATGACTTTAACTGATAGCATTGAGCGCTGTCTGAAAAAAG GAAAGAGTGACGAGCAGCGCGCAGCTGCAGCGCTCGCGTCCGTTCTTTGTATTCAGTTGGGCCCTGGATTGGAAAGTGAAGAGATTTTAAAGACTCTTGGACCAAtcctaaaaaaaataatttgtgatGGAACAGCTAGTATCCAGGCTAGGCAGACT TGTGCAACTTGCTTTGGTGTTTGCTGTTTTATTGCCACAGATGACATCACT gagcTGTATTCAACTCTGGAGTGCTTGGAAAGTATCTTCACCAAGTCCTACCTTAAAGAGAAAGACACGAACGTTACTTGCAGCACTCCTAATACAGTGCTTCACATCAGCTCGCTTCTCGCGTGGACGCTACTGCTGACCATATGCCCAATCAGTGAAGTGAAGAAAAAGCTGGAGCT GCATTTCCATAAACTTCCAAGCCTCCTTTCTTGTGATGATGTAAACATGAGAATTGCTGCTGGCGAATCTTTGGCACTTCTGTTTGAATTGGCCAGAGGAATGGAGAGT GACTTTTTTTATGAAGATATGGATTCTTTGACCCAGATGCTCCGGGCTCTGGCTACAGATGGAAATAAACACCGTGCCAAAGTGGACAAGAGAAAGCAGCGGTCTGTCTTCAGAGACGTCCTGAGGGCTGTGGAG GAACGGGATTTTCCAACAGAAACTGTTAAATTCGGTCCTGAGCGCATGTATATTGATAGCTGGGTCAAAAAGCACACCTATGACACGTTTAAAGAGGCTCTTGGATCAGGGATGCAGTACCACTTGCAG ACAAATGAATTCCTTCGCAATGTATTTGAGCTGGGACCCCCTGTGATGCTCGATGCTGCAACACTTAAAACCATGAAGATTCCTCGTTTTGAAAgg caTTTATATAACTCTGCAGCTTTCAAAGCTCGAACAAAAGCCCGAAGCAAATGCCGAGATAAGAGAGCAGATGTTGGAGAATTCTTCTAG